One Bombina bombina isolate aBomBom1 chromosome 5, aBomBom1.pri, whole genome shotgun sequence DNA segment encodes these proteins:
- the ALDH5A1 gene encoding succinate-semialdehyde dehydrogenase, mitochondrial isoform X1 has translation MIARLHLVTILRLPCRMSSSASAAALSQSLLRSAAYVGGSWLRPSTSFPVLDPATGAELTKVADCGPQECGEALRAASVAFQTWRDVSAKERSVLLRKWYDLMMENKEDLARIITAENGKPMKEALGEIVYAAGFLEWFSEEARRIYGDVISVPMKDRRALVLKQPVGVATIITPWNFPSAMITRKVGAALAAGCTVIVKPAEDTPLSALALAELAHQAGIPAGVFNVVPCSRQNAPTVGELLCTHPSVGKISFTGSTATGKILLRYAADSVKRVSMELGGHAPFIVFDSANVDQAAAGALASKFRNSGQTCVCSNRFLVQKGIHDAFVRKLSELMSRELRVGNGFAEGVTQGPLINGKAVQKVEQHVSEAVSQGAHIETGGKRSSVGKNFFEPTLLSNVTTKMLCAREETFGPLAPVIKFDTEEEAMAIANSVSVGLAGYFYSQDPSQIWRVAERLEVGMVGVNEGLLSSVECPFGGVKQSGIGREGSKYGIDEYLEIKYVCIGGL, from the exons ATGATTGCCCGGCTCCATCTGGTCACCATCCTCCGTCTCCCCTGCAGAATGTCCTCATCCGCCAGTGCAGCGGCACTTTCGCAATCGCTTCTGCGTTCTGCAGCCTATGTGGGGGGCTCTTGGCTGCGCCCCTCGACGTCTTTCCCAGTCTTAGACCCGGCCACCGGTGCAGAGCTGACTAAAGTTGCCGACTGCGGGCCCCAGGAGTGTGGGGAGGCACTGAGAGCAGCGTCCGTGGCCTTCCAGACATGGAGAGATGTATCTGCCAAG GAACGAAGTGTGTTGTTGCGCAAGTGGTACGACCTGATGATGGAGAACAAAGAGGACCTTGCCAGGATTATTACAGCAGAGAAT GGCAAACCTATGAAAGAAGCCCTGGGTGAGATTGTTTATGCAGCTGGTTTTCTGGAGTGGTTTTCTGAAGAGGCCCGTCGCATATATGGGGATGTGATCTCTGTGCCAATGAAAGACAGAAGAGCCTTAGTACTCAAGCAGCCTGTGGGAGTCGCAACAATAATCACCCCA TGGAATTTCCCCAGTGCCATGATAACAAGGAAAGTCGGAGCTGCATTGGCTGCTGGATGCACAGTAATTGTAAAGCCTGCTGAAGACACTCCGTTATCTGCACTAGCACTTGCTGAG TTGGCTCACCAGGCTGGGATTCCTGCAGGAGTGTTTAATGTGGTTCCATGTTCCCGACAGAATGCTCCCACTGTAGGCGAACTCTTGTGTACACATCCGTCCGTAGGAAAAATTTCATTTACAGGTTCTACTGCAACAGgaaag ATCCTGCTACGCTATGCTGCAGACTCTGTAAAGAGGGTGTCCATGGAGCTTGGGGGACATGCCCCATTCATAGTATTTGACAGTGCAAATGTGGATCAAGCAGCAGCTGGGGCCCTTGCTTCAAAATTCCGTAATTCTGGCCAG ACGTGTGTATGTTCAAACAGATTCCTGGTGCAGAAAGGAATACATGATGCATTTGTGAGGAAGTTATCAGAGCTGATGTCGAGGGAGCTGCGTGTGGGAAATGGATTTGCAGAAGGAGTTACTCAGGGACCACTCATTAATGGAAAGGCAGTACAGAAG GTGGAGCAACATGTAAGTGAAGCTGTATCTCAGGGAGCTCACATTGAAACTGGAGGCAAACGATCGAGTGTTGGGAAGAATTTCTTTGAGCCAACTTTGCTCAGCAATGTCACCACTAAAATGCTGTGTGCACGTGAGGAAACATTTGGCCCTCTAGCACCTGTCATCAA GTTTGACACAGAAGAAGAAGCAATGGCTATTGCAAATTCAGTTAGTGTGGGCCTAGCAG GATATTTTTACTCCCAAGACCCATCGCAGATTTGGAGAGTGGCTGAGCGCCTGGAGGTTGGGATGGTCGGAGTTAATGAAGGCTTGCTGTCATCAGTTGAGTGCCCCTTTGGCGGAGTAAAGCAATCTGGAATTGGACGAGAAGGGTCAAAATACGGAATTGATGAATATTTAGAAATTAAATATGTTTGCATTGGGGGCCTTTAA
- the ALDH5A1 gene encoding succinate-semialdehyde dehydrogenase, mitochondrial isoform X3: MIARLHLVTILRLPCRMSSSASAAALSQSLLRSAAYVGGSWLRPSTSFPVLDPATGAELTKVADCGPQECGEALRAASVAFQTWRDVSAKERSVLLRKWYDLMMENKEDLARIITAENGKPMKEALGEIVYAAGFLEWFSEEARRIYGDVISVPMKDRRALVLKQPVGVATIITPWNFPSAMITRKVGAALAAGCTVIVKPAEDTPLSALALAENAPTVGELLCTHPSVGKISFTGSTATGKILLRYAADSVKRVSMELGGHAPFIVFDSANVDQAAAGALASKFRNSGQTCVCSNRFLVQKGIHDAFVRKLSELMSRELRVGNGFAEGVTQGPLINGKAVQKVEQHVSEAVSQGAHIETGGKRSSVGKNFFEPTLLSNVTTKMLCAREETFGPLAPVIKFDTEEEAMAIANSVSVGLAGYFYSQDPSQIWRVAERLEVGMVGVNEGLLSSVECPFGGVKQSGIGREGSKYGIDEYLEIKYVCIGGL; encoded by the exons ATGATTGCCCGGCTCCATCTGGTCACCATCCTCCGTCTCCCCTGCAGAATGTCCTCATCCGCCAGTGCAGCGGCACTTTCGCAATCGCTTCTGCGTTCTGCAGCCTATGTGGGGGGCTCTTGGCTGCGCCCCTCGACGTCTTTCCCAGTCTTAGACCCGGCCACCGGTGCAGAGCTGACTAAAGTTGCCGACTGCGGGCCCCAGGAGTGTGGGGAGGCACTGAGAGCAGCGTCCGTGGCCTTCCAGACATGGAGAGATGTATCTGCCAAG GAACGAAGTGTGTTGTTGCGCAAGTGGTACGACCTGATGATGGAGAACAAAGAGGACCTTGCCAGGATTATTACAGCAGAGAAT GGCAAACCTATGAAAGAAGCCCTGGGTGAGATTGTTTATGCAGCTGGTTTTCTGGAGTGGTTTTCTGAAGAGGCCCGTCGCATATATGGGGATGTGATCTCTGTGCCAATGAAAGACAGAAGAGCCTTAGTACTCAAGCAGCCTGTGGGAGTCGCAACAATAATCACCCCA TGGAATTTCCCCAGTGCCATGATAACAAGGAAAGTCGGAGCTGCATTGGCTGCTGGATGCACAGTAATTGTAAAGCCTGCTGAAGACACTCCGTTATCTGCACTAGCACTTGCTGAG AATGCTCCCACTGTAGGCGAACTCTTGTGTACACATCCGTCCGTAGGAAAAATTTCATTTACAGGTTCTACTGCAACAGgaaag ATCCTGCTACGCTATGCTGCAGACTCTGTAAAGAGGGTGTCCATGGAGCTTGGGGGACATGCCCCATTCATAGTATTTGACAGTGCAAATGTGGATCAAGCAGCAGCTGGGGCCCTTGCTTCAAAATTCCGTAATTCTGGCCAG ACGTGTGTATGTTCAAACAGATTCCTGGTGCAGAAAGGAATACATGATGCATTTGTGAGGAAGTTATCAGAGCTGATGTCGAGGGAGCTGCGTGTGGGAAATGGATTTGCAGAAGGAGTTACTCAGGGACCACTCATTAATGGAAAGGCAGTACAGAAG GTGGAGCAACATGTAAGTGAAGCTGTATCTCAGGGAGCTCACATTGAAACTGGAGGCAAACGATCGAGTGTTGGGAAGAATTTCTTTGAGCCAACTTTGCTCAGCAATGTCACCACTAAAATGCTGTGTGCACGTGAGGAAACATTTGGCCCTCTAGCACCTGTCATCAA GTTTGACACAGAAGAAGAAGCAATGGCTATTGCAAATTCAGTTAGTGTGGGCCTAGCAG GATATTTTTACTCCCAAGACCCATCGCAGATTTGGAGAGTGGCTGAGCGCCTGGAGGTTGGGATGGTCGGAGTTAATGAAGGCTTGCTGTCATCAGTTGAGTGCCCCTTTGGCGGAGTAAAGCAATCTGGAATTGGACGAGAAGGGTCAAAATACGGAATTGATGAATATTTAGAAATTAAATATGTTTGCATTGGGGGCCTTTAA
- the ALDH5A1 gene encoding succinate-semialdehyde dehydrogenase, mitochondrial isoform X2, which translates to MSSSASAAALSQSLLRSAAYVGGSWLRPSTSFPVLDPATGAELTKVADCGPQECGEALRAASVAFQTWRDVSAKERSVLLRKWYDLMMENKEDLARIITAENGKPMKEALGEIVYAAGFLEWFSEEARRIYGDVISVPMKDRRALVLKQPVGVATIITPWNFPSAMITRKVGAALAAGCTVIVKPAEDTPLSALALAELAHQAGIPAGVFNVVPCSRQNAPTVGELLCTHPSVGKISFTGSTATGKILLRYAADSVKRVSMELGGHAPFIVFDSANVDQAAAGALASKFRNSGQTCVCSNRFLVQKGIHDAFVRKLSELMSRELRVGNGFAEGVTQGPLINGKAVQKVEQHVSEAVSQGAHIETGGKRSSVGKNFFEPTLLSNVTTKMLCAREETFGPLAPVIKFDTEEEAMAIANSVSVGLAGYFYSQDPSQIWRVAERLEVGMVGVNEGLLSSVECPFGGVKQSGIGREGSKYGIDEYLEIKYVCIGGL; encoded by the exons ATGTCCTCATCCGCCAGTGCAGCGGCACTTTCGCAATCGCTTCTGCGTTCTGCAGCCTATGTGGGGGGCTCTTGGCTGCGCCCCTCGACGTCTTTCCCAGTCTTAGACCCGGCCACCGGTGCAGAGCTGACTAAAGTTGCCGACTGCGGGCCCCAGGAGTGTGGGGAGGCACTGAGAGCAGCGTCCGTGGCCTTCCAGACATGGAGAGATGTATCTGCCAAG GAACGAAGTGTGTTGTTGCGCAAGTGGTACGACCTGATGATGGAGAACAAAGAGGACCTTGCCAGGATTATTACAGCAGAGAAT GGCAAACCTATGAAAGAAGCCCTGGGTGAGATTGTTTATGCAGCTGGTTTTCTGGAGTGGTTTTCTGAAGAGGCCCGTCGCATATATGGGGATGTGATCTCTGTGCCAATGAAAGACAGAAGAGCCTTAGTACTCAAGCAGCCTGTGGGAGTCGCAACAATAATCACCCCA TGGAATTTCCCCAGTGCCATGATAACAAGGAAAGTCGGAGCTGCATTGGCTGCTGGATGCACAGTAATTGTAAAGCCTGCTGAAGACACTCCGTTATCTGCACTAGCACTTGCTGAG TTGGCTCACCAGGCTGGGATTCCTGCAGGAGTGTTTAATGTGGTTCCATGTTCCCGACAGAATGCTCCCACTGTAGGCGAACTCTTGTGTACACATCCGTCCGTAGGAAAAATTTCATTTACAGGTTCTACTGCAACAGgaaag ATCCTGCTACGCTATGCTGCAGACTCTGTAAAGAGGGTGTCCATGGAGCTTGGGGGACATGCCCCATTCATAGTATTTGACAGTGCAAATGTGGATCAAGCAGCAGCTGGGGCCCTTGCTTCAAAATTCCGTAATTCTGGCCAG ACGTGTGTATGTTCAAACAGATTCCTGGTGCAGAAAGGAATACATGATGCATTTGTGAGGAAGTTATCAGAGCTGATGTCGAGGGAGCTGCGTGTGGGAAATGGATTTGCAGAAGGAGTTACTCAGGGACCACTCATTAATGGAAAGGCAGTACAGAAG GTGGAGCAACATGTAAGTGAAGCTGTATCTCAGGGAGCTCACATTGAAACTGGAGGCAAACGATCGAGTGTTGGGAAGAATTTCTTTGAGCCAACTTTGCTCAGCAATGTCACCACTAAAATGCTGTGTGCACGTGAGGAAACATTTGGCCCTCTAGCACCTGTCATCAA GTTTGACACAGAAGAAGAAGCAATGGCTATTGCAAATTCAGTTAGTGTGGGCCTAGCAG GATATTTTTACTCCCAAGACCCATCGCAGATTTGGAGAGTGGCTGAGCGCCTGGAGGTTGGGATGGTCGGAGTTAATGAAGGCTTGCTGTCATCAGTTGAGTGCCCCTTTGGCGGAGTAAAGCAATCTGGAATTGGACGAGAAGGGTCAAAATACGGAATTGATGAATATTTAGAAATTAAATATGTTTGCATTGGGGGCCTTTAA